In one window of Cupriavidus necator N-1 DNA:
- a CDS encoding DUF2272 domain-containing protein → MLARPPRRRSPQRYAQRFPQPVPQLSPQAAGTMRAACVAVALALLTACTTVSEPVRPQARALPDTERPETRPGATPRERIVEIATQEWARWGGQVVRLGRDDTSCVTYSPVPAPELPAPLPGILEAQPASPAEAAGAPAAATTDTESKTNGNPPPAASCLSFPDGTGMEATPLGCSLARRYWGIVGEAPSCRQVTRGSWAWSAVFISWVLRKAGLDERQFLTGQSHSMYVVDARDGILPRPAFHIEPVPAMPRPGDIICAGRGRDRYLEDIAEIGFGTTPMHCDIVVGVDPATRVVRAIGGNVQQSVSMEEIELGDSGRLDGVTNSHMPWLLVMRNDLQ, encoded by the coding sequence ATGCTCGCCCGTCCGCCGCGCCGCAGATCTCCACAGCGTTATGCACAGCGCTTTCCACAGCCGGTTCCACAGCTTTCTCCACAGGCTGCGGGCACCATGCGCGCGGCTTGCGTTGCCGTGGCGCTGGCATTGCTGACTGCCTGCACCACCGTCAGCGAGCCGGTGCGGCCGCAGGCGCGCGCCCTGCCCGACACCGAAAGGCCGGAGACGCGCCCGGGCGCCACGCCGCGTGAACGCATCGTCGAAATCGCCACGCAGGAATGGGCCCGCTGGGGCGGGCAGGTGGTGCGGCTGGGCCGGGACGACACGTCCTGCGTCACCTACAGCCCGGTGCCCGCACCGGAGCTGCCTGCGCCACTGCCAGGGATCCTGGAGGCCCAGCCAGCGTCCCCCGCAGAGGCAGCCGGGGCACCCGCTGCCGCCACCACCGACACCGAATCCAAAACCAACGGCAATCCGCCACCCGCCGCCAGCTGCCTGTCCTTTCCGGACGGCACCGGCATGGAAGCCACGCCCCTGGGCTGCTCGCTGGCGCGCCGCTACTGGGGCATCGTCGGTGAAGCGCCCAGTTGCCGGCAGGTGACGCGGGGGTCCTGGGCCTGGTCGGCGGTGTTTATCTCATGGGTGCTGCGCAAGGCGGGGCTGGACGAGCGCCAGTTCCTGACCGGGCAGTCGCACTCGATGTACGTGGTCGATGCCCGCGACGGCATCCTGCCCAGGCCGGCCTTCCATATCGAGCCCGTCCCCGCCATGCCCCGGCCCGGCGACATCATCTGCGCCGGGCGCGGGCGTGACCGCTATCTCGAGGACATCGCCGAAATAGGCTTCGGCACCACGCCCATGCACTGCGACATCGTGGTCGGCGTGGATCCGGCCACGCGCGTGGTGCGTGCCATCGGCGGCAATGTCCAGCAGTCGGTGTCGATGGAGGAGATCGAGCTGGGCGATTCGGGCCGGCTCGACGGCGTCACCAATTCGCATATGCCGTGGCTGCTGGTGATGCGCAACGACCTGCAATAG
- the dinB gene encoding DNA polymerase IV, which translates to MSAPPDATPAVQRKIIHCDCDCFYASVEMRDEPSLRGRPMAVGGSPDRRGVIATCNYEARAFGVRSAMPSAQALKRCPDLLIVRPAMDKYREVSRQIFAIYREYTALVEPLSLDEAYLDVSLCTRHAGSATRIAEEIRQRVRDEVGVTVSAGVGPSKFVAKIASDWNKPDGLFVVKPAAVDGFVAALPVERIHGVGKVTAAKLRRLGAETCGDLRPWSPDRLHREFGVFGARLYKLCRGVDEREVTPERERKSISVEETYADDLPDLQACMAELEPLVAMLEARIDRAQAHDTIDKLTVKLRFSDFRQTTVECRGHAPDRAVYARLLAEGHARRGLPVRLLGVGVGTSDRDTSQLELFD; encoded by the coding sequence ATGTCTGCCCCGCCTGATGCCACGCCCGCGGTCCAGCGCAAGATCATTCATTGCGACTGCGACTGTTTCTATGCCTCGGTCGAGATGCGCGACGAGCCGTCGCTGCGCGGCCGCCCGATGGCCGTGGGCGGCTCGCCCGACCGGCGCGGGGTGATTGCCACCTGCAACTATGAAGCGCGCGCCTTTGGCGTGCGTTCGGCGATGCCATCGGCACAGGCGCTCAAGCGTTGCCCGGACCTGCTGATCGTGCGCCCGGCAATGGACAAGTACCGCGAGGTCTCGCGCCAGATCTTCGCGATCTATCGCGAATACACCGCGCTGGTCGAACCGCTGTCGCTGGACGAGGCCTACCTGGACGTGAGCCTGTGCACCCGCCACGCCGGCAGCGCCACCCGCATCGCCGAGGAAATCCGCCAGCGTGTGCGCGATGAAGTGGGCGTGACGGTATCGGCCGGGGTGGGGCCGAGCAAGTTCGTGGCCAAGATCGCCAGCGACTGGAACAAGCCCGACGGGTTGTTCGTGGTCAAGCCGGCGGCGGTCGATGGCTTTGTCGCCGCGCTGCCGGTGGAGCGCATCCACGGCGTGGGCAAGGTCACCGCGGCCAAGCTGCGGCGCCTGGGTGCCGAGACCTGCGGCGACCTGCGGCCGTGGTCGCCGGACCGGCTGCACCGCGAGTTCGGTGTCTTCGGGGCGCGGCTCTACAAGCTGTGCCGCGGCGTCGACGAGCGCGAGGTCACGCCCGAGCGCGAGCGCAAGTCGATCAGCGTGGAAGAGACCTATGCCGACGACCTGCCCGACCTGCAGGCCTGCATGGCCGAGCTGGAACCGCTCGTCGCCATGCTCGAAGCCCGCATTGACCGGGCTCAGGCACATGACACCATCGACAAGCTGACCGTGAAGCTGCGCTTCTCTGACTTCCGCCAGACCACGGTGGAATGCCGCGGCCACGCGCCGGACCGCGCCGTCTACGCGCGCCTGCTGGCCGAGGGCCATGCGCGCCGGGGCTTGCCGGTGCGGCTGCTGGGGGTGGGGGTAGGGACCAGCGACCGGGATACGTCGCAGTTGGAACTGTTCGACTGA
- the rarD gene encoding EamA family transporter RarD has product MQLGILYALLAYVIWGLLPLYIKSLPGIAPLEILLHRMVWSLVFLGLILTWRHQWAWLGRVLKDRRLLLSFTASAALLCANWFLYIWAVSANRVVDASLGYFINPLFSVLLGVVFLHERLRLVQWLAIAVAAAGVAWLTVAAGQLPWIALGLAASFGGYGLLRKTGALGALEGLSLETLLLFPLAAAALAWLFATGQDSFTHAAPGTQWLLLLAGPVTAVPLLFFAAGARRIPLSLLGLLQYTGPTLQLLLGVWLWNEPFPVQKQVGYALIWLSLALYAAEGLWMNTRQKPAAIQSINEAN; this is encoded by the coding sequence ATGCAACTCGGCATTCTCTACGCCCTCCTGGCCTACGTCATCTGGGGGCTGCTCCCGCTCTATATCAAATCGCTGCCCGGTATTGCGCCGCTGGAGATCCTGCTGCACCGGATGGTGTGGTCGCTGGTATTCCTGGGCCTGATCCTGACGTGGCGGCACCAGTGGGCGTGGCTCGGCCGGGTGCTCAAGGACCGGCGCCTGCTGCTCTCGTTCACCGCCAGCGCGGCGCTGCTGTGCGCCAACTGGTTCCTCTATATCTGGGCGGTGTCGGCTAACCGCGTGGTCGATGCCAGCCTGGGTTACTTCATCAACCCGCTGTTCAGCGTGCTGCTGGGCGTGGTGTTCCTGCACGAGCGGCTGCGCCTGGTGCAATGGCTGGCGATCGCGGTCGCCGCGGCCGGGGTGGCCTGGCTGACGGTGGCGGCAGGCCAGTTGCCGTGGATCGCCCTGGGGCTGGCGGCCAGCTTCGGCGGCTATGGCCTGCTGCGCAAGACCGGTGCGCTGGGTGCGCTGGAAGGGCTGTCGCTGGAGACGCTTTTGCTGTTCCCGCTGGCCGCGGCGGCGCTGGCCTGGCTGTTCGCCACCGGCCAGGACAGCTTCACCCACGCAGCGCCGGGTACGCAGTGGCTGCTGCTGCTGGCCGGGCCGGTGACGGCGGTGCCGCTGCTGTTCTTTGCCGCCGGCGCGCGGCGCATTCCGCTGTCACTGCTGGGCCTGCTGCAGTACACCGGGCCGACGCTGCAGCTGCTGCTGGGCGTATGGCTGTGGAACGAACCGTTCCCGGTGCAGAAGCAGGTCGGCTACGCACTGATCTGGCTGTCGCTGGCCTTGTATGCGGCCGAGGGGCTATGGATGAATACGCGGCAGAAGCCCGCAGCCATCCAATCCATCAATGAAGCCAACTGA
- a CDS encoding TRAP transporter substrate-binding protein has product MERRSFLLKASAVAATGALAACGKGEEKAAPAAASGPAAPAVVGSNPAVEWRLASSFPKSLDTIFGGAELLSTRVKELTEGKFNIKVFAAGEVVPGLQVLDAVQNNTVQIGHTAGYYYFGKNPTLCFDTTVPFGLTARQQNAWMLQGNGMKLMREFFKEYNVVNFLGGNTNAQMGGWFRKEIKTVADLQGLKYRIAGFAGVVLSRLGVVPQQIAGGDIYPALEKGTIDAAEWVGPYDDEKLGFYKVAPYYYYPGWWEGSAQLSFYASATEYAKLPALYKRALETATIEAHTNMMAKYDTVNPQALARLLENGVKLRPFSKEIMEACFKATQEAYADETAKNPSFKKIYDDWRVFRNNQAAWFNVAEQGFAQFSFARKL; this is encoded by the coding sequence ATGGAACGTCGTTCCTTTCTGTTGAAAGCGTCGGCCGTGGCCGCCACCGGGGCACTGGCCGCGTGCGGCAAGGGTGAAGAGAAGGCAGCGCCCGCCGCCGCCAGCGGCCCGGCAGCGCCGGCCGTGGTCGGCAGCAACCCGGCCGTGGAATGGCGCCTGGCCTCGAGCTTCCCCAAGTCGCTCGACACCATCTTCGGCGGTGCCGAACTGCTGTCGACCCGCGTCAAGGAACTGACCGAAGGCAAGTTCAACATCAAGGTCTTTGCCGCCGGTGAAGTCGTGCCGGGCCTGCAGGTGCTGGACGCGGTGCAGAACAACACCGTGCAGATCGGCCACACCGCCGGCTACTACTACTTCGGCAAGAACCCGACGCTGTGCTTTGACACCACCGTCCCGTTCGGCCTGACCGCACGCCAGCAGAACGCCTGGATGCTGCAGGGCAACGGCATGAAGCTGATGCGCGAGTTCTTCAAGGAATACAACGTCGTCAACTTCCTGGGCGGCAACACCAATGCGCAGATGGGCGGCTGGTTCCGCAAGGAAATCAAGACCGTGGCCGACCTGCAGGGCCTGAAATACCGCATCGCCGGCTTTGCCGGCGTGGTGCTGTCGCGCCTGGGCGTGGTGCCGCAGCAGATCGCCGGCGGCGACATCTACCCCGCGCTGGAAAAAGGCACCATCGACGCGGCCGAGTGGGTGGGCCCGTACGATGACGAGAAGCTGGGCTTCTACAAGGTGGCGCCGTACTACTACTACCCGGGCTGGTGGGAAGGCAGCGCGCAGCTGTCGTTCTACGCCTCGGCCACCGAGTACGCAAAGCTGCCGGCACTGTACAAGCGCGCGCTGGAAACCGCCACCATCGAGGCGCACACCAACATGATGGCCAAGTACGACACGGTCAACCCGCAGGCACTGGCCCGCCTGCTGGAAAACGGCGTCAAGCTGCGCCCGTTCTCCAAAGAGATCATGGAAGCGTGCTTCAAGGCGACCCAGGAAGCCTACGCCGACGAAACCGCCAAGAACCCGTCGTTCAAGAAGATCTACGACGACTGGCGCGTGTTCCGCAACAACCAGGCCGCCTGGTTCAACGTGGCCGAGCAGGGCTTCGCCCAGTTCAGCTTCGCGCGCAAGCTGTAA